The following proteins are encoded in a genomic region of Cryomorphaceae bacterium:
- a CDS encoding S46 family peptidase has protein sequence MKSVATWLTVFLVGLTFIVRAHEGMWIPILLDIDNMQRNGLKLSAEDIFSVNQASLKDAIVHFGGGCTAEVISEKGLILTNHHCGYGAVQRLSSVENDYLKDGFWAMDHSGELPCAGLTASFVDRIEDVTDEVLEGITDETDIAERNLLIAMRSAQIASRSTDGPAYSAEVKPFFHGNQYILMVKKTFNDVRLVGTPPSSIGKFGGDTDNWVWPRHTGDFAMFRIYANADNEPADYAADNKPYTPAHSLPVSMKGVKEGDFTMVYGFPGVTEQYMMSTGVEYVTEVVNPIRIDMRENSLRVIDAAMASSDALRIQYAARQSRISNAWKKWIGQNMGLERFNALDKKRNFEEDFRSKAAGSGNDAYQAVLPMLHELHTEMRPYQLARDLFIEVVFYGPQIIDFSRKLDGLFTAIEEGAEPDVIESERQKAVRAAKRYFKDSDHNVEREVFEVVIERYIGAMDPELLPEKVKEIRTRYGGNVSAYADRIYTKSMLANEDALVKLLESGSPKKILKIKSDEAYLLGQSFFMGFNEQIRPQYDAMQAVLAEAMRIYVKAQMELFPDKTYWSDANSTLRVTYGKVEGCIPQDGLAYLPHTTIEGVMHKYKPGDVEFDLPERLVRLYEEKDFGPYATNGTLNVAFLASNHTTGGNSGSPVINANGELIGLNFDRSWESTMSDIMFNPDICRNISVDVRYILFVVDKFAGANWLIDEMKLVHN, from the coding sequence ATGAAAAGTGTTGCTACCTGGTTAACGGTATTTCTTGTGGGTTTAACCTTCATTGTCAGAGCCCACGAAGGAATGTGGATTCCGATATTGCTGGATATTGACAATATGCAGCGAAATGGTTTAAAGCTCTCAGCAGAAGATATTTTCTCGGTAAACCAGGCCAGTTTAAAGGATGCTATCGTGCATTTTGGCGGAGGTTGCACCGCTGAGGTGATTTCTGAAAAAGGCTTGATTTTGACCAATCATCACTGTGGTTACGGTGCGGTTCAGCGCCTGAGTAGCGTTGAGAACGATTACCTCAAGGATGGTTTCTGGGCGATGGATCACAGCGGTGAGTTGCCCTGCGCAGGCCTTACTGCTTCGTTTGTGGATCGGATTGAAGATGTTACGGATGAGGTACTGGAGGGTATTACCGATGAGACCGATATAGCTGAACGAAACCTGCTTATTGCCATGCGAAGCGCTCAAATTGCATCCCGCTCCACGGATGGTCCGGCGTACTCTGCTGAGGTGAAGCCGTTTTTTCACGGCAATCAGTACATCCTCATGGTGAAGAAAACCTTCAACGATGTGCGTCTCGTTGGCACACCACCATCATCCATCGGGAAGTTTGGCGGTGATACCGATAACTGGGTGTGGCCCCGGCATACCGGAGATTTTGCCATGTTCAGGATTTACGCCAACGCCGATAATGAGCCTGCAGATTACGCCGCCGATAACAAACCCTACACGCCTGCGCACAGCCTACCTGTTTCCATGAAGGGAGTGAAAGAAGGCGATTTTACCATGGTGTACGGGTTTCCGGGGGTTACGGAGCAATACATGATGAGTACAGGTGTGGAGTACGTTACTGAGGTGGTAAACCCCATCCGCATTGATATGCGCGAAAACAGCCTGCGGGTTATCGACGCAGCAATGGCTTCATCCGATGCGTTGCGGATTCAGTACGCTGCGCGCCAGTCGCGTATCAGCAATGCCTGGAAAAAATGGATTGGCCAGAATATGGGCCTGGAGCGATTCAATGCACTGGACAAAAAACGAAACTTTGAGGAGGATTTCAGAAGCAAAGCGGCCGGAAGCGGAAATGATGCATACCAGGCTGTATTACCGATGCTGCATGAACTGCACACCGAAATGCGTCCCTACCAACTTGCGCGCGATTTGTTTATTGAAGTGGTATTCTACGGTCCACAAATCATTGATTTTTCGCGTAAGCTCGATGGCTTGTTTACGGCCATTGAAGAAGGAGCGGAGCCCGATGTAATAGAATCTGAGCGCCAAAAGGCCGTTCGCGCAGCAAAGCGCTATTTTAAGGATAGCGACCATAATGTAGAACGCGAGGTTTTTGAAGTGGTTATTGAGCGTTACATAGGAGCTATGGATCCGGAATTGTTGCCGGAAAAGGTCAAAGAAATCCGAACGCGCTACGGAGGCAACGTTTCTGCCTACGCCGACCGCATCTATACCAAATCGATGCTCGCCAATGAAGACGCTCTGGTAAAACTGTTGGAGTCTGGCAGCCCTAAAAAAATACTGAAAATCAAATCAGACGAAGCCTATTTGCTGGGTCAGTCGTTTTTTATGGGTTTCAATGAGCAAATCCGACCTCAATACGACGCCATGCAGGCCGTGTTGGCCGAAGCCATGCGTATCTATGTAAAGGCGCAGATGGAGCTCTTCCCCGATAAAACCTACTGGTCTGACGCCAATAGCACCCTGCGTGTCACTTATGGAAAAGTAGAAGGGTGTATTCCGCAAGATGGATTGGCTTATTTGCCTCACACCACCATCGAGGGGGTGATGCACAAGTACAAACCGGGTGATGTAGAGTTTGATTTACCGGAGCGCCTGGTTCGCTTGTACGAAGAGAAAGATTTTGGCCCTTACGCTACCAATGGTACGCTCAACGTAGCATTTCTGGCCTCTAACCATACCACCGGCGGTAACTCGGGCAGCCCGGTAATCAATGCCAACGGCGAACTGATTGGCCTCAATTTCGAC
- a CDS encoding type IX secretion system membrane protein PorP/SprF, with the protein MRNLLTYLGLLCTLTSFGQHSPLISQYMLNGLVINPAYAGSRDVMTVNAMYRNQWVGFDGAPVTQVVSAHAPIKDKALSAGVLFNRENIGVTQSVAFSGQVSYRIDMGTGKLAFGLSAGGNMLSARYSELTTADGNDLVFAGDMQSHFQPDFGAGVYYSNKRFFAGFSVPTFAGRQYHFTNDRVSMRSDPSHYNYILHGGYLIDLNEDFKLKPSTLIRFTPSGTHQFDLNSNLIYRDRFWIGVSYRHKEAVVGLLEFQINDQFRIGYAYDYALNMFRMYSGGSHEIGLQYEFGFRVKSMDPRFF; encoded by the coding sequence ATGCGAAACCTACTCACATACCTGGGGTTGCTTTGCACCCTTACTTCTTTCGGGCAACACAGTCCGCTGATCAGCCAATACATGCTAAACGGACTGGTTATCAACCCTGCTTATGCCGGCAGCCGCGATGTGATGACCGTTAACGCCATGTACCGCAATCAGTGGGTTGGCTTTGACGGTGCACCCGTAACGCAGGTAGTATCGGCGCATGCTCCCATCAAAGACAAGGCACTATCAGCGGGGGTGTTATTCAACCGCGAAAACATCGGAGTTACGCAATCGGTGGCTTTTTCGGGGCAGGTTTCTTACCGTATTGACATGGGAACAGGTAAACTAGCCTTTGGTTTGTCGGCTGGCGGAAATATGCTCAGCGCGCGCTATAGCGAACTCACCACCGCCGACGGCAACGATTTGGTTTTTGCCGGCGATATGCAAAGTCATTTTCAGCCCGATTTCGGGGCCGGTGTGTACTACAGTAACAAGCGATTTTTTGCCGGATTTTCGGTACCCACATTTGCCGGACGGCAGTACCATTTCACCAATGACCGGGTAAGCATGCGCAGCGACCCGAGTCATTACAACTACATCCTTCACGGGGGGTATCTCATTGACCTCAACGAAGACTTTAAACTCAAGCCTAGCACACTGATACGCTTCACACCATCCGGTACACACCAGTTTGACCTCAACAGCAACCTGATTTACCGCGACAGATTCTGGATTGGGGTTTCATACCGCCACAAAGAAGCGGTTGTGGGACTGCTCGAATTTCAGATCAACGACCAGTTCCGCATTGGTTATGCTTATGACTACGCCCTGAACATGTTCAGAATGTACAGTGGTGGCTCGCACGAAATAGGGCTTCAATACGAATTCGGTTTCCGGGTAAAATCAATGGATCCAAGGTTTTTCTGA
- a CDS encoding gliding motility-associated C-terminal domain-containing protein, whose protein sequence is MLFRNTTKHLSHSFAKLLIMGCNLVLTQAAWSAPNGNCVDSNVSISSTPAIPLCENEGVIFAVTDDNLPVIGWAVSDHLDFSIGPVQEILNGETSISFPAGFVANKFVRAILSNSGTDLAECPVLYSPVYNVPVIQPVQSNTISSDVTSFDCDFSGVLEVTGTHPGNGSNANFYLWQMSLNGTSWQLIGSGSNLQNISISPQLGNNHLYLRRIVNPPACDADTSNILFIINNNLAIGGILTGGGSFCEEDETISLELTGYVGEIAQWEQSPNGTGFEPVPGSEGLSILNVTPNPGTTTYRVRVENGACVSTYSNTQQVQVFAQSSAGNFQNETNVQHLCPGDVPELLTLENYVGAVVNWHIAAQPNGPWTPLEVFEDTFQPDVFTENQYIKAEVQNDGCPAVFTAVYALHDHPEITSNTISANQLICEGETPSLLAGAFPSGGTGNYAVNWIVSTDGVEWELASGQSNQMNYQPPAIFETTFYKRLVTSGECLVDSSNAATIEVSPPVQAEFSGGGFVCAGSEGTINVDFIGNPPFTLVFNDGSGDITVEGITENNYNVSFTIEQDITTISFLAVGDAICGLNELAEAESILFWMIPEPAPPAAGDTAVCGLSVSLQAPDNENDNFFTHWTNDANELLSTSPAIEFSAETPGTYFLTLTTGNGLCGTSYNAEWSVTLDTPETAYAGEDILICDTEVQLQADSVLFGVGYWLAPVGINVNDPFNHFAVATGFEHGNSYPLLWVTQSAMGICGGDTSVVMVQVDEPAAAGNLFASDTLLCAGSTVFLNLDGTSGSDITWWVENSNGIIESLQSGEANCEIENISQNMNIWATVVSGVCGNDTSNAVMIHVEQPPAAGILGPDAQVCTGANQGTISLSGNTAPVSRWEISTNAFADFEVIESNQESYSFQNIEITTQFRVKVEAEVCPSVLSNIATVSVFPYTETEFEIPEFLCSDDENLHLDEINPGLTGGTWFINGNPGSILNPSLFEGSEVAITYSPEEGSCGDDNTQLLTVILTPEAAISGESQVCGSEVALLGSPSGGEWLVPDELLIGEISEESGMTEMLALSFGEHLIQYTATNEVCSNTTVHSITFYEPIHEAHAGPDQYLNIATSTELSALPPTAGEGMWSAGDNNQIQFSNPNTPNTLVSNLSAGANLLLWTISNGPCPTVSDKLIVHVNPLEAPNAFSPNGDNVNDFYEIKGISALSPVKLKVMSRWGDEVFMSNDYQNQWDGRHKNGNDLPPDTYFYVLETPHLAEPLKGFIVLQR, encoded by the coding sequence ATGCTGTTCCGCAACACCACAAAACACCTAAGCCACTCATTTGCAAAACTCCTTATCATGGGGTGCAATTTGGTCTTGACTCAAGCCGCTTGGTCTGCACCCAATGGGAATTGCGTAGATTCCAATGTCAGCATCTCTTCCACTCCCGCTATTCCTTTGTGCGAAAATGAAGGAGTGATTTTCGCCGTAACCGATGATAATTTGCCGGTAATTGGATGGGCGGTCAGTGATCATCTGGATTTTAGTATCGGACCGGTTCAAGAAATTCTCAATGGCGAAACAAGCATTTCGTTTCCGGCAGGTTTCGTGGCAAACAAATTTGTAAGAGCCATTCTGTCAAATAGCGGCACCGATCTGGCCGAATGTCCGGTTCTCTATTCGCCTGTATACAATGTACCGGTGATCCAACCAGTGCAATCCAACACCATATCGAGCGATGTAACCAGCTTTGATTGCGATTTTTCCGGTGTGCTTGAAGTTACAGGCACTCATCCCGGCAACGGCTCAAACGCCAACTTCTACTTGTGGCAAATGAGTCTCAACGGCACAAGTTGGCAGCTTATTGGAAGCGGAAGCAATTTGCAGAACATCAGTATTTCCCCCCAGCTCGGCAACAATCACTTATATCTTCGTCGCATTGTAAATCCTCCTGCCTGCGATGCTGACACCAGCAACATTTTGTTCATCATCAACAACAATCTTGCTATTGGCGGAATTCTGACCGGCGGTGGCAGCTTCTGTGAGGAAGATGAAACCATTTCACTAGAACTTACCGGCTACGTCGGAGAAATTGCCCAATGGGAGCAATCACCCAACGGAACAGGCTTTGAACCCGTTCCGGGTAGTGAAGGCCTCAGCATTCTGAACGTCACACCAAACCCCGGCACCACAACATACAGGGTACGAGTAGAAAACGGGGCATGCGTCAGCACCTATAGCAATACTCAGCAAGTGCAGGTATTTGCTCAATCCTCTGCAGGCAACTTTCAAAACGAAACCAACGTGCAACACCTATGCCCCGGCGATGTGCCAGAGCTCCTTACGCTTGAAAACTACGTAGGTGCCGTTGTGAACTGGCATATTGCTGCACAACCCAATGGCCCATGGACTCCGCTAGAGGTATTTGAGGACACTTTTCAACCCGATGTATTTACCGAGAATCAATACATCAAGGCAGAAGTTCAAAATGATGGCTGCCCTGCGGTTTTTACGGCTGTTTATGCTCTGCACGATCATCCTGAAATTACCAGCAACACCATCTCGGCCAATCAGCTCATTTGCGAAGGAGAAACCCCTTCATTGCTAGCAGGAGCCTTTCCGAGTGGAGGTACAGGCAATTACGCTGTAAACTGGATTGTGAGCACTGATGGTGTAGAGTGGGAACTGGCTTCAGGTCAATCTAACCAAATGAACTACCAGCCACCTGCAATCTTCGAAACCACATTTTACAAACGATTGGTTACCTCGGGCGAATGTCTGGTTGACTCCAGTAATGCGGCTACGATAGAAGTATCACCTCCCGTTCAGGCTGAATTCAGCGGCGGTGGTTTTGTGTGTGCAGGAAGCGAAGGCACAATCAACGTTGACTTTATAGGAAACCCTCCCTTTACCCTTGTGTTTAACGACGGATCAGGAGACATCACTGTTGAGGGAATTACTGAAAACAACTACAATGTGTCTTTCACCATTGAGCAAGACATCACCACCATTTCTTTCCTTGCTGTTGGAGATGCGATTTGTGGATTGAACGAATTAGCTGAGGCTGAATCTATCTTGTTTTGGATGATCCCTGAACCAGCACCACCAGCGGCCGGCGACACAGCCGTTTGCGGCTTAAGTGTGAGCCTTCAAGCTCCAGACAACGAAAACGACAACTTCTTCACTCATTGGACCAACGATGCCAATGAACTGCTTTCGACCAGCCCGGCAATCGAATTCAGCGCTGAAACCCCCGGCACCTATTTTCTTACACTCACAACGGGAAACGGACTGTGCGGCACGTCATACAATGCCGAATGGAGTGTAACCCTGGATACGCCCGAGACAGCCTACGCAGGTGAGGATATTCTGATCTGCGATACAGAAGTTCAGCTTCAGGCCGATTCGGTGCTTTTTGGAGTGGGCTATTGGTTAGCGCCTGTGGGAATTAACGTGAACGACCCCTTCAACCACTTTGCTGTTGCAACAGGTTTCGAACATGGAAACAGCTACCCCCTGTTGTGGGTAACGCAAAGTGCTATGGGAATTTGCGGAGGTGACACCTCAGTGGTGATGGTTCAGGTGGATGAACCGGCTGCAGCAGGAAATCTCTTTGCTTCCGATACGCTTTTGTGCGCGGGAAGCACTGTATTTCTCAACCTTGACGGCACAAGTGGTTCAGACATTACCTGGTGGGTGGAAAACAGTAACGGTATAATCGAAAGTCTTCAATCGGGAGAAGCGAATTGTGAGATTGAAAATATCTCGCAAAACATGAATATCTGGGCAACCGTAGTATCGGGAGTATGTGGAAATGATACATCAAACGCTGTGATGATCCATGTTGAGCAGCCACCAGCAGCAGGCATTTTGGGCCCAGATGCGCAAGTTTGTACCGGTGCCAACCAAGGAACCATTTCACTCAGTGGTAATACAGCGCCCGTATCCCGGTGGGAAATCAGCACCAATGCATTTGCCGACTTTGAGGTGATTGAAAGCAACCAGGAAAGTTATAGCTTCCAAAATATTGAGATAACCACGCAGTTCCGCGTAAAAGTTGAAGCTGAGGTTTGCCCTTCAGTTCTGAGCAACATTGCCACCGTATCAGTATTCCCTTACACCGAAACTGAGTTCGAAATACCTGAATTTCTGTGCAGTGATGATGAAAACCTTCATTTGGACGAAATAAACCCCGGGCTGACCGGAGGCACATGGTTTATCAACGGAAATCCGGGCAGCATTCTGAACCCGTCGCTTTTCGAAGGAAGTGAGGTAGCCATCACATACAGTCCTGAGGAAGGTAGCTGCGGAGATGACAACACCCAGCTTCTGACAGTGATTCTAACACCGGAGGCGGCGATTTCAGGTGAGAGCCAGGTGTGCGGGTCAGAAGTAGCATTGCTCGGCAGCCCGTCGGGTGGAGAATGGCTTGTACCCGACGAACTCTTGATTGGTGAGATTTCAGAGGAATCAGGTATGACCGAAATGCTGGCACTTTCCTTCGGGGAACACCTTATTCAATACACGGCCACCAACGAAGTTTGCAGCAATACCACTGTGCACAGTATAACCTTTTACGAGCCGATCCATGAAGCCCACGCAGGTCCCGACCAATACCTAAACATTGCTACATCCACTGAGCTTTCGGCCCTGCCACCCACAGCAGGAGAAGGAATGTGGTCGGCTGGCGATAACAACCAGATTCAGTTCAGCAACCCGAATACCCCCAACACCTTGGTAAGCAACCTTTCTGCCGGAGCCAATTTACTTCTCTGGACCATAAGCAACGGCCCATGCCCCACTGTGAGCGACAAACTTATTGTGCACGTAAACCCGCTTGAAGCACCCAATGCATTCTCACCCAATGGCGATAATGTAAATGACTTCTATGAAATCAAGGGGATATCCGCCCTATCACCCGTAAAATTAAAGGTGATGAGCCGCTGGGGCGACGAAGTTTTCATGAGCAACGACTACCAGAACCAATGGGACGGCCGACACAAAAACGGAAACGACCTTCCGCCCGATACTTACTTCTACGTACTTGAAACGCCCCATCTGGCGGAACCTTTAAAAGGATTCATCGTACTACAGCGCTAA